AGTGGAGGACTTCATCACTGAACTGATGGATCAGGAGTTTAACACCATGGTTGAAGATGGGAGTTTACCTGaggtacaaacacacatataGACATCGTATAGAAGGACATCACACAAACACtgaatttttaaataatttatatttatttgtgcCCACCACTAGTTGCAGAAGGATGTAGATAATCAGTGATGTAACAAAGAAATGCAGGTTTCATCAtgtcaataataataaacttgttTATGAACTTGATGATGTGGAAACAACGGATATATAATTTGGTGTAAACATCAGCCCAGCGCATCAGAACAAAGTAAAACGATGATCACGTATAATCAGTGAAGTTCACATCTTTGATCAGCTCTACCAGTTGTTGTTACTCTTTAATTTAGCTTTTGCAGTGTTCACCGCTGATTATAACTAAGGAAAAGTCAGAACAATTACAGGTGTTAACATCAGAAGGCTGCTGGTGCTGATGTCCTGGTATCTACTGTTGCTGATGTCCTGGTATCTACTGTTGCATTCGTTTCAGTATCTTCTAGTACTAATGTTCCGGTACCTACTGGTTCTGACGTTCCAATTTTTACATGGAGTAAGGTCCTGGTTCGGCCTACTGGGAAGTagtttgtgtgtctgtgcagTTGAGTGCGGGTGTGTCTACATGTATCTCACGTCCTTGTGTGTACAATTGTAGTTGCAgttgtgtatatacagtatctcgcttctctgtgtgtgtaggtgtgtgtgcggTTGCTGCACTTCTTCTCTCTGTGGAAGCAGGGggcgctgcagcagctccaagaTGCTATCGGCTCTCTGACCAACAGCAGGACGCAAAGAGTAAAAGTTACAGCTCCACCTGCTTCATCTGATGAGGAGAGCGACAGTGAACCTCAGGTGAGTTCTTCCTCACACAGATTCAGCTCCAGGACATGTGACTCTGCCGCGGTCTCGTCTGTGATTTATAAACGCTGTGACATGTTCAATTTATaatcagatcagatcagatcatCAAAAACATTGTGCAGAATTTCATGAACAATGCTTGTTTATTACAGACTATTACAGACTGTTACAGACTGAATGTTTTAATCAGAAATGACTAACTTATTTAAAACAGAGCAGGGTAAACTGTCCTACCTTATATCTATTCCCCTGGTCCAAAAATTACAACTCAGTTTATTTCCTTACAATCAGTTGTTATAACTGAATATAAATGTTTAAGACTTAGTTTGTTAACCATAAAATTATGACAATGATCAAAAGTCCTGTTGATATCAATAAGTAATCATTTTATTTAGGTATCAGTCAGGGTTCCCGTTGTctcaaattaattcaaaatgctgcagaaaGACTTATTACTGGTACAAAAACTATGATCATATATCCCCTGTACTTgcttcactggcttcctgttgaATTTAATATTGATTCCAAAATGACTTTCAAAGCATTAGATGATCTTGCTCTGACTGAAGTCCAACCTGGTTCCCTCCAGACCACCGAGCTCCACAGATGGGGTCATTGTAACTCGCCCCAGATCACAAAGGTCACAAAGGGGGATCAGGATCAGATGAACATCATCTGAGATATTTTTATACCTGTCCTTGAAACTAAACTTTTTTGAAGGGTCTTTGGTATTGTCTGATGAATACATTACATGTCTTTGCTGATGATTTTTGCGGCCGTGGCCCCTCTATTTTTGGGCGAGCAATTTCTAACTTGTAGGGACGTCAGACGGTAAAATAGGCGTTCATCTCAATTAAGCGTGGTTGTGCAGTACTATTGTTTCAGTTAGGTGTACATGACTGACAAAGTAACTATCGTCTTCTGTGTAGCCTGCGTAGTTCATCTGTGTATCCACAGTTGATCTGCAGGATGTGACTCTCATTGATGACAGCTGACAGCAATAAATAAGACCACGCCACTAGTTATGTAACTTTAGCTGATGAAGTACATTAAAACTACCCTGTAAAGTTGTCTaactatggagaccaaaactgattctgaaccagactgtaaacatgtttatttctgctgtaaacattttaacctggaggtcatggatccagaccctggtggtcggtaaaggaaatgtcatttttatttccttgtttcAAGCCAGTCGTAGACACGCTAGCTGCTGCTGTGAACTAATTAGCGTGTGATTGAACCTTTTCTTTTACAACGTTGCAGAACCAAGAGCTAAAGTTCAGTTGAGACAAGCTCAGAGCTGGAGTTATATCTCAGGTTTTCATAAACACCTCTCATGTGTTGGAAAGGTGCAGTATTTAGTTCATGTCTCCTCTCTGTTTGCAGCCAATGGTGTGTGAGGAGTCCAGTCCGTCAAGCAGCAGGCCgcgccctcctcctccgcctGATGATGAAGAGGACGGCTGGACGGTggtcaggaagaagaagtgattAAGCTGAATCATGGATGGACTCTTCTTTCTTCtgagtgtttttttattaaatgttgagaaaatatgTGCTTGTGATGTCACTGCCAAACCACACCCACCTGATGGACACAGAGCTGTCAGACAGTCGCACCAGCCAATAGAGACGCTATGAAATATTTGGGCCCACCCAGGAAGCTGAACCCAGCAGCTGCAAGACTTCtggatttacattttaaatacaaaataatgtatttttatttttgtttcactgCATTTTGGTTTAAAATAGTTTGgttttattgaaataaaataaaaaatacctgACAGTCATACCAGCTTTACCACAATGGACAGTTTTAATCCTGATTTTAAAGTTCCAGAAGCATCCTGGACCTTAACTGGGAGAACCAGGACACCAGTCTACTGTTGGGAACTCCAAAGACCCCCCGGTAAAGCTGCTGGGAAATCCAGGGACCACCGGTAAAGCTGCTGGGATGGTCTGATACCAGGAGCATACTGGTTTTATATGAAACCTTGTTACATGAGACATTTATAGCAAAATGGTGATTAGTGGTAGAACGGAGGGGGAGTATTGCACTGGTCTTCACAACCCAAACATGATTCAGCGGTGGTGTAGATGAGGACTCTGCCGACAAACCAAGGTGCTTTTAACTTTGCAAGTGAGCAGAAGTCGATAAAACAGGCTCGTTCACACACGTATTTCTAACGCGCCTGTTTTATCCTAAAGAATGTCTGACCCAGTTCTGCAGAGGACACCACCTCTACCCCTTCAGTTTCAGTTTACAGTAATTTACTCATCTGTGGTCGACTCGTACAAACGTTTAACATCAAATCAATGCTCCAACAAGATTCCTATGGAAGTTAATATGTCACTAGGATTTGAATTTAAAATGCCACTGAAAATGTAATGAAtgtttgtatttactttttcagTGTTCAAATATATTCAGAATACATCTGAAACCAAAAAGATGTCATTGTCATTAATTCTATATGGTTgaaatttcatttattttctcttcAAGCTAAAAATTCAGATTGGCCGCGTTTCCCAGATTCGATTGTTGTAAGGACTTAACAAGGCTCTTAAGAAGGAGCGCTAAGAcatgggtgtttcccagatgcgTTCTTCACTGCCTTCTTAAGATCAAAGAAGCTTCTTAAGAATCTCTTAGTGGGAGCTGTCCACCACCGTGGTGCTGAAactaaatcaatcgatgccaggcaaatcaaTCACCCACAACTATGGAAGTCGATTCAGCCAAGATCACTAAGCTAATTACAACTGACTGAAACCGCCTCTTTCTGGTTCCCCCGAGCAGTACAAAAAAGTGTCATGGCCTCAAACTGTAGTCCATTCCAGAGAAAAGGGCTAATGGCACAGCCTCGGACTAACAATGGCAATCAACAGCCcgaaactatatatatatatatatatatatatatatatatatatatatatatagtggcgTCTGGTCAATAGAGGGTTCATTTTGAATGCTTTTACTCGGCAGGGAAATCTATTGGCATACCAGCCCCACCAAGATTTCTtttcaccagccgccactgctaAACACCAAGAATTACCAAAAATGTATAACACAAATAAACCTTGGAACTTCAGTCTACAAcgggttcattatttttatttgaaaactGTGATAATTTAGCACAGGTGGAAATAACACCCATGCTCTCAGAGATTTTGCAGTGAAGTAGAACTAAAACTTAAACACAGCTCTGTTTGAGTCTTTCTTGCATCACTCTGTAAAGACACAGAAGTCCAGCCCAGATGCTGATAAGGATCAAACCAGTCACCACCTGTGTGTTCAGTCacaagaaaataagaatatgATTATTATTTTGCCGTTTGTAATTAACATGTATCTACTCAATTTCTAATCTCCTAGCTGCAAGAAACATTTCTTATAGACAATTGCACAAAAGTACATTACTTTTCTGAAATCAAACCGTACCGCACAAAGAACTGTCCCTGGGCCCTGGTGTAGTAAAACTGGATTCTGCTGGCTTTCCCCCAGTTCCGACTGAGCCACAGAGCTTTCATAgtcgaaattgaaaatcccaaTGGGTAAAACTCGCAGGCCCCAGTAAATCCTTTTCACTCTTCGGAAGTTGGTATCTTGAACATCACAACAATATGtacctgagaataaagtggtaagtTAGTCTTTTGAAACCGTTTATTTTTAACTTCAAATACATGTGCTGGCATAACATGTCAGCTGAcacataaaatgaaacattttgggGTTGCTCAATCATAAGGAAAAATATCTTAAAAAGAATTCTTGTGAGTTTTAACTACATACACTGTTAGgtgcaaatgtgtgtgtgagtgtgtgtgtgtgtgagtgaaaatGCAGCCTTTTCTAGTCTATGCTGGCGTGCTGAATGAAAGCTAAACGAGAGCCGAACTTTGCTGAAAAAATAAGCTCAAGTGCTGAAAATCAAAGAAATTGCTGAAGTAAGGTGACAATTTGAAGAAAATGGCAAAACACACCTCAAACGTTTTAAAACTCTTCAGATAATGGAAGAGGGAGAGAGTTGTAGACAGGAGGAGACACTTAAAAGAAGAATATTTGCTTAAGACAAAATGGTCGTAAGATAGGAAGACAAGCTGATGAGCAAGATGAAATCAAAAACGTTTGACCAGCTGAAGCCAGCACCTATGTGTCCCTTGAATGACCTGTCAGGTTTCCTGTCTTTCATGTCCCTAGCTTCCAATGATCTGTCAGGTTCCACCCATTCCCATATAAAAGAAGTCAAACAACATGTTGCCTCAGACTCGACTGTCCAGCCTGCGTGCTGCACCTCGACACTCCTGATTGCGCATcagttaaaataaacttttgTAATCTCGAGCTCACCAATGTTCTGGATCTGTACTTTACTCTGTGCAATTTAATAAATTGCCACAACAAACCTCAAACCTTCAGAATTATGGgcaaacgctctaccaactgagccacctaccTGAAACTTAGTCAAAGCTCTGCCACAATGATCAAATTTAGCAAGTTGCAAAAAGCCATTGATAGCGGAAGTAGTGTTGACCTTCAATAAAGCTGTTGGAATatatgaaaaaggtgaaaagccCTTTCAATTGCTAATgactttaaattaattaaaaatgaattggttctggttgtgttcgcAGGGCTTCTGGTTCTGTCTTAGGTTGTTCTGGTTGTGTGTGGGCTGGTGTTGGTTGTGTCTGAGGTGATTGTGATTCAGTCTTTGGTGGTACTGGTTCTGTTTGGGATGGATTTGGTTCTCTTCGGATAGTTCTGGTTTGTTTCTGGTGTGGTTCTGGTTGTAGTCCGGGGGGTTCTGGTTCAGTCTGGGTCTGGTTTTGGTTCAGTTTTGGATGATTCTGGTTCAGTTTGAGGTGGTTCCGGTTGTGTtcaaaatggttaaaaaaaaaaaagattttggtttTATTAGGTGAAGCACATCAGAAAGAGCTACGTCAgattgaaaaaaatgaatagaaaAATCAAGGGTTGGGTTTTCCTGGTCAAAGTTTCAGATGTCAACCCAATTAAAATGTTGATGCAAGACTGTAAAAGAGCTGTGCAGAGGCAAATGCCCCAAAGTTTCAATGACTGAAGCcatgttaaaaaagaaatgacGAAAAGATGGTGAGAATAGTCACAGTGAAAAAAagtttcttgtttatttattcatgttgtCTAAGGTTGTATATGCTTATTGTAAGAGCCATTATTATCTGATTATTTTTATTGGGGTTTTTacacataaaagaaaaatgattaaaaGAAGGAATACTATTCTTCTATAATATAGCCAAGCAGAACTATTTCCTGCCCCAAACCTGCTAATAGgcttttaataattaaaatctaTTCCacattaagtgtaatgacacCATCTCTCAGAACACATGCACATATATATTCACC
This is a stretch of genomic DNA from Cololabis saira isolate AMF1-May2022 chromosome 12, fColSai1.1, whole genome shotgun sequence. It encodes these proteins:
- the tsr2 gene encoding pre-rRNA-processing protein TSR2 homolog, encoding MAASAASRELFKDGVRAVLAGWPVLQIAVDNGFGGVYGQQKADWMVDVIHQYFHDNADLQQYEVEDFITELMDQEFNTMVEDGSLPEVCVRLLHFFSLWKQGALQQLQDAIGSLTNSRTQRVKVTAPPASSDEESDSEPQPMVCEESSPSSSRPRPPPPPDDEEDGWTVVRKKK